The following DNA comes from bacterium.
AAGCCACAATTTCTCTCCTCCCCCCACCAAAAGCTATGTATACACTGGTTGTTCCTTTCAATAGTGTTCGTGATGCCATAAACACAGTTCCTATGATAATAAAGAGTAAGACAATTCCTATGGCCATAGAATTTATAGAGAAAGAACCCATCCTTGTTACTGAGGAGTATCTCCAGAAGAAATGGCCTTCTCGAGAAGGAGGAGCATATCTTATGATAATAATAGACGGCTCCAGCGAAGAGGAGGTAATGGGACTTTGTGAATCTGTGGGAGAGCTATGTTTTGCTAATAATGCGTTGGATGTCTTTGTCGCCGATACTAAAGAGAGACAGGATAATATATTGAATATAAGAAGCCAAATCTATGAAGCTATAAAACCTTACACAATCGAGATACTGGACATTACTGTTCCGCGGGCAGAGATTGCCAGTCACGTGGAGAGGGTACATGAGATTGCCGATAAATATGGTGTCTGGTTACCCACATACGGTCATGCGGGAGACGGAAACGTGCATACTCATCTTATGAAAGTTAAGTTTAAGGAAGGGAAAATAGAAGAGGTAAAAGAAGAATGGGAGGAGAAGTATCGCCAGATACGAAAAGAAATCCATTTAGATGGTATAAATAGAGGAGGGACCATTTCCGGAGAACATGGGATAGGTATAGTGAAGAAGGAGTATCTATCTATGGCCTTGAGTAAGGCTCATATTGACATTATGAAGGAAATAAAGAAAATTTTCGATCCGGGAAATATTTTGAATCCGGGAAAGATATTCGACCTTGTTTAGTTGTCACTTTCTCAAAATAACTCTTTTTTTCATTCTCTTTGCGCCGAAGAATTTTTTGGTGAAATTTGCCGCCTTCTCTGTATCGAATTGTTTGCAGGAGAAGATGTTGATGTAAGCAGAATTCCAGAGCTCCGAGAAGTGGCC
Coding sequences within:
- a CDS encoding FAD-binding oxidoreductase is translated as MAYKQIEESTLQKLRDIVGGENLICEQEKMVDYSHDEFSLESIRKLPEVVAKPKNREEISEILKLANKEKFPVTPRGGATGLVGSCVPLYGGLVLSLENMNKVLEVDTENLMAVVEAGVPLMEFYKKVEEAGLFFPPHPGEESANIGGVIATNAGGSRAVKYGVIRNFVKGLEVVLPAGEIIEIGGKIMKDSTGYSLLNLLIGSEGTLGIVTQATISLLPPPKAMYTLVVPFNSVRDAINTVPMIIKSKTIPMAIEFIEKEPILVTEEYLQKKWPSREGGAYLMIIIDGSSEEEVMGLCESVGELCFANNALDVFVADTKERQDNILNIRSQIYEAIKPYTIEILDITVPRAEIASHVERVHEIADKYGVWLPTYGHAGDGNVHTHLMKVKFKEGKIEEVKEEWEEKYRQIRKEIHLDGINRGGTISGEHGIGIVKKEYLSMALSKAHIDIMKEIKKIFDPGNILNPGKIFDLV